Proteins encoded within one genomic window of bacterium:
- the ccsA gene encoding cytochrome c biogenesis protein CcsA, producing the protein MTEGRPGLWRRMSEALPPLEQMDQSIYRAVAFGFPLLTLVIITGAVWAQYVWQRWWSWDPKETASLVTWLIYAGYLHGRRQRNWTGRTSARIVLLGFIAVLFTFAGVNFLRSLHSYGVARPSPTGRLLGGFAGVSSAEAVITVAFFLCTLAALLVTLSGAIGGRRRALTAGFGLAVAGLLGNTLVLVLRTIAAGRLTFSSGYDFSLWFVWGIMLCGVVAGLRRQRLALLGTLPLALLVSMYGYLYFPHKGHDPLPPALQSKLWLHVHVALAIFAYGALALAAGWSLLYLVKHAATRGEEGTAG; encoded by the coding sequence GTGACTGAGGGACGGCCGGGACTGTGGCGGCGCATGAGCGAGGCGCTGCCCCCGCTGGAGCAGATGGACCAGAGCATCTACCGCGCGGTGGCCTTCGGCTTCCCCCTGCTCACGCTGGTCATCATCACCGGCGCGGTGTGGGCGCAGTATGTGTGGCAGCGCTGGTGGAGCTGGGACCCGAAGGAGACCGCCTCGCTGGTGACGTGGCTGATCTACGCCGGCTATCTGCACGGGCGGCGGCAGCGCAACTGGACGGGACGGACCTCGGCCCGCATCGTGCTGCTGGGCTTCATCGCCGTGCTCTTCACCTTCGCCGGGGTCAACTTCCTGCGCAGTCTGCACTCCTACGGCGTGGCCCGGCCCAGCCCGACCGGGCGCCTGCTGGGCGGCTTCGCCGGCGTCTCCTCGGCCGAGGCCGTCATCACCGTGGCCTTCTTCCTGTGCACGCTCGCGGCGCTGCTGGTCACGCTGTCGGGGGCGATCGGCGGCCGGCGGCGGGCCTTGACGGCCGGCTTTGGGCTGGCGGTCGCCGGGCTGCTTGGCAACACCCTGGTCCTGGTCCTGCGCACCATCGCGGCCGGGCGCCTGACCTTCAGCAGCGGCTACGACTTCTCGCTGTGGTTCGTGTGGGGGATCATGCTCTGTGGGGTGGTGGCGGGCCTGCGCCGGCAGCGCCTGGCCCTGCTGGGCACGCTGCCCCTGGCGTTGCTGGTGTCCATGTACGGCTATCTGTACTTCCCGCACAAGGGGCACGACCCGCTGCCGCCGGCGCTGCAGAGCAAGCTGTGGCTGCATGTCCACGTGGCGCTGGCGATCTTCGCCTACGGCGCACTGGCCCTGGCGGCGGGGTGGAGCCTGTTGTATCTCGTCAAGCACGCGGCGACGCGGGGGGAGGAGGGCACGGCGGGGTAA